The Bacteroidota bacterium nucleotide sequence AACTAGTCCGCCTCAGGCGGAGAACTATTATAGTTTAAGAAATGGTATTATAGCACAATAATTAGCAAACACCTAAAAATATCATTATATATCCAGCAACTCCACAAAGCCAAAACTGTCCACATCAAACAAACCTTTATCGGTAATTTTGAGTGAAGGTATAACTGGCAAGGCCATAAATGACAAAGTCATATAAGGTGCTTTAAGTGGGGTTTGTGTAATACGTTTTGCATGATTATCGAGTTCGGTATAATGTTTTGCAATTTCTTCGGCAGGTTCATTGCTCATCAATCCTGCAACAGGCAATGCCATGCCGCGTATTTCGCTTCCTGCTGCTACTGAAATTCCACCACGCATTTCTATAATACAATTGATGGCCTTCCATAAATCTTCATCATTACTACCCACCGCCACTATATTATGACTATCGTGGGCCACACTCGATGCTATTGCCCCATGTTGTATATGAAAGTTTTTGATAAAACCCATACTTATTTTAGCTTGATTATATCTATTCACTACACAAATTTTATTATATAATTTATCTGCCGGATACAATACTTTACCATTGTGAATTATAATATCTGTTTCAGATTTGTGGGTAACTATTTGCCCCTCAACAGCATCAATTGCCTGAGCTCGATGCTTGCCATCAGATAATTTTGTAATGATTTGTAAATCTTCTAATTTTATTTTTTGAATATTGAAATTATTAATTGGTAGTTCTGTTTTGGTGGAAAATAAACATTTTTGATGATATACTTTTTCACCTTTAATATAAGTTTCTACCGAATTGAAATTCACCAAATCTGCTACCAAAATAAAATCTGCAGTTTCTCCTATTTGTAGTTTGCCCACTGGTAATTTATAATGGTCAATGGGATTAATGCAGGCAGCTATGATAGTATCAAACAGATCTAATCCCTTGGCTATGGCTCGAGCAGCCAATTTGTCTATATGACCTAAATTCAATTCATCGGGGTGTTTGTCGTCGCTACAGAACATTATTTTTTCGGGGAAATCTTTAAGCAAAGGAATCAGTGCTTCAAAATTTTTGGCTGCACTTCCCTCACGAATCAAAATCTTCATTCCTTTTTGCAGTTTCTCCAAAGCCTCCTCATAAGTGAAGCATTCGTGGTCGGTGCTAATACCTGCTTGTATATATTTGTCCAGCATTTCTCCTCTTAGTGCAGGTGCGTGGCCATCAATGGGTTTATGATATTTATGTGCAAGTTTGATTTTATCCATTATTTCAGGCACTTGGTTTAGCACACCGGGGAAGTTCATCATTTCGCTCAAATATAATATCTCTGGCATTTGCAAAAGGTGGTCAATTTCATCCACACCCAATACTGCACCAGCAGTTTCAAAAATAGTTGCGGGCACACATGATGGAGCCCCGAAGAAAAAATGAAAAGGGACCTTGGCACCATTGGCTATCATATATTTTACGCCTTCCATTCCACACACATTGGCAATTTCGTGCGGGTCGCTCACAGTGGCCACAGTGCCATGGGTAACTGCCACACTTGCAAATTCTGTGGGCAACATCATGGAACTTTCAATATGGATGTGGGCATCAATAAAGCCAGGCATGGCAAAGTGTTCACAACCCGCCGCATCGCATGGCTCAATGGATTGTATACGTCCTTCGCATACGGTAATAGTGCTAGGCTCAATTTTTCTTTGAGCCCAATTAACCCAAAAAGCTTTTACTATAAACATTTTGTTTGTAATTTTGATGGATGAATATAAGGTTTGCAAATCAAGTGCATTAAATTTGCAAACTACTATTCCCATGAAAAAAATTATATTTTTCTCTTTAATCAGTTTTGTGTTTGTTGCCAAAGGTCAGCATCCTAACTTTGCCTTGGCTGAAAAAAAATTTGAAGAAGGCTTGTCGAATGAGAAAAAGTATTATGTCAATTTTAATCAAGAATATTTTATAAATAGTTACACGGCTTATCATGAAGCTGCAAGTTTATATATAGATGGATTAAGCAAATGTGCTGTAGGCGAAAAGATATATGCAAGCTATCATGCAATGAAATGTTTGTATGCCGAGGCCGAAGTATTTAATGCTATGGAAACCCCGAAAAAAATATATGATTTATATGTTCCCAATTTTGATAAATTAATACCTGATAGTTCTTTCAATCATTATAAACAAATTGCCAAATTAAAAATTTCGAAAATAAATTATGATTCTATATGGGTTAAAACTTTAGATATATTATACACATCGAGTATTAAAGTGAGGCGAGAATTATATACCATCAAATGCGGTAGTATGTTGCTCAATCACTATCGAGAATCGCCAGAACAATACAATGATATATTATACCATGTTATTATTGCATCGGGCAATGTGGCCGAGGCTCAGGTATTATTATATCATTTGCAATTGTGGACCAACCTAAAAGACAAACCCATTGAAAACAATCCAGCCATCATCAAAGCAATAGACAGCGGATTGAGCAATCACCCCGATAGCTTTAGTGAGGAACAAGTAAAAACATTGGAAGGCCTTAAAAAAAAATTAACATAGGCAACCATTTATAATAATTAAGAGTCGGCACAAAATATATGAACAAAAAAATACTAATCATTATTATATTTGCTACAAGTATGATAACAAAACTAGAAGCACAGTGGGTGGTATCATCTGTGGGATTTCAAGTGGGGCCAAGCTTCGGTTATAAGTTTCAGAAAGCTGCTAACACAAACACAGTACCTGGCTTTCCATTTAATTATAAACAAATGAGTGACTCCACCAACAAAACAGACCAGTTTAGAGTGGGTTACGACCTTGGATTCAACGCCATGTTCAATGGAGGTGGCACTTCGTTTTTTCAAATAGGTTTACAATACCGCACCATTGGTTTTCGCCGCTTATTGGTGAATTTACAATACTTAGATTCGATACAATATTTTGGATTGATAGATGGACATAGCCAAACAGGTTCAAAAGATGTGCGATATAAATATCAGTATCATATGATAGAGTTGCCAATTACCTATTGTATTGGTATGCAAAATATAGAAAAAATGTTTGATCCTTTCACGTGGTTTATCACGGTGGGCGTAACGCCTTCATTCTTGTTTGCAAACACGATGTGGGCTAGGTGTTATGGTTTTGATATTGATGGTGTAAATCAAATTAGCAGGGTGAAAGATGTAAATTTCAATTATAAAAAATTTATGGTATTTGGAAATATCGGTGCCAAGTTTATGTACCGCCATCCCGAAAATGATAATTTAAAATTCAGTTTACAACCTACTATCTATATCCCCACCACTTCAATAACAGCTGGCGGTTCAGGTATCAATATGTGGATTCCCTCTATCAATTTGCATGCGGGGATTAATTATAGTTTTTAATATTTTTTAACCACGGTTCGCTGCGGCGAATCACAGAGTAAAAACACACGGAGTTGCACGGTGTTTTTATAGCTATAATTTAAACTCTGTGCCTAACTCTATGTTACTCTGTGGTTAATTTACACCTTGCAAAGACAAATTTAATCAATGTGGAAAAATCGTATCACGATAATTATGCTGAACTACATCCCGAAAGCCCCGCTTAATCCCGATAATTATCGGGATGCGGGGGAATTAGTCCCTTTCTTTTGGACTACTATATATTGAATTTCGGTATAATTCGTCAATCGTAATTTTTTTCATTCCTAATATGATACATTTGCGGAAGAAATAATAAGCAATGAAAAAAAGAGAACAACTCATAGAACTACGCGAACAAGCATTACTTGGCGGCGGCGTAGAAAGAATTGCATCACAGCATAAGAAAGGGAAACTCACAGCCCGCGAACGTGTCCATTTCTTAATGGACGAAGGTTCGTTTGAAGAAATTGGCTCAATGGTAATGCACCGTAGCAAAGATTTTGGGATGGAGAAACAACAATTTTTGGGCGATGGCGTTATCACGGGTTATGGAACTATCCATGGCCGATTGGTATATGTTTTCTCACAAGATTTTACGGTGTTTGGTGGTTCATTAAGTGAAACCCATGCGGAAAAAATTTGCAAGATTATGGATATGGCTCTCAAAAATGGAGCACCAGTAATTGGCCTCAACGATAGTGGTGGAGCAAGAATACAAGAAGGTGTAGTTTCATTAGGAGGCTATGCAGATATATTTTACCGCAATACCATTGCCAGTGGAGTTATACCGCAAATTTCAGCCATTATGGGCCCATGTGCAGGCGGTGCTGTATATAGTCCTGCCATTACCGATTTTATTATGATGGTGGAGCATACCAGTTATATGTTTGTAACAGGACCCAATGTAGTGAAAACAGTTACGCATGAAGAAGTAACGAGCGAAGAACTCGGTGGTGCATCGGTGCATGGAACTAAATCGGGGGTGGCACATTTTACTGCAGCCAATGAAATAGAATGTATCAATCAACTCAAAAGATTACTGAGTTATATGCCACAGAATTGTGAAGAACAAGCTCCGTCATTGCAGTATGATATAATAAATTGGGAGAATGAAACTAGAGAAAACCTCACCAAAATAATTCCAGACAATGCCAACCAACCTTATGATATGCGTGAGGTAATTAATGGTGTTATAGATGAAAATACATTTCATGAAGTACATAAAGATTTTGCAGAAAATATAGTTGTAGGATTTGGAAGATTGGCAGGTAGAAGTATTGGTATTGTTGGTAATCAGCCTGCACAGTTAGCAGGTTGTTTGGATATTCATGCCTCACAAAAGGCTGCACGATTTGTGCGTTTCTGCGATTGTTTTAATATACCTTTATTGGTGTTTGAAGATGTGCCTGGTTTCCTTCCGGGTACCGACCAAGAATGGAATGCTATTATAACAAATGGTGCCAAACTATTATATGCTTTTTGCGAATCGACAGTACCACGTATTACGGTAATTACCCGTAAAGCTTATGGTGGAGCTTATGATGTAAT carries:
- the ade gene encoding adenine deaminase, which produces MGIVVCKFNALDLQTLYSSIKITNKMFIVKAFWVNWAQRKIEPSTITVCEGRIQSIEPCDAAGCEHFAMPGFIDAHIHIESSMMLPTEFASVAVTHGTVATVSDPHEIANVCGMEGVKYMIANGAKVPFHFFFGAPSCVPATIFETAGAVLGVDEIDHLLQMPEILYLSEMMNFPGVLNQVPEIMDKIKLAHKYHKPIDGHAPALRGEMLDKYIQAGISTDHECFTYEEALEKLQKGMKILIREGSAAKNFEALIPLLKDFPEKIMFCSDDKHPDELNLGHIDKLAARAIAKGLDLFDTIIAACINPIDHYKLPVGKLQIGETADFILVADLVNFNSVETYIKGEKVYHQKCLFSTKTELPINNFNIQKIKLEDLQIITKLSDGKHRAQAIDAVEGQIVTHKSETDIIIHNGKVLYPADKLYNKICVVNRYNQAKISMGFIKNFHIQHGAIASSVAHDSHNIVAVGSNDEDLWKAINCIIEMRGGISVAAGSEIRGMALPVAGLMSNEPAEEIAKHYTELDNHAKRITQTPLKAPYMTLSFMALPVIPSLKITDKGLFDVDSFGFVELLDI
- a CDS encoding acyl-CoA carboxylase subunit beta, which encodes MKKREQLIELREQALLGGGVERIASQHKKGKLTARERVHFLMDEGSFEEIGSMVMHRSKDFGMEKQQFLGDGVITGYGTIHGRLVYVFSQDFTVFGGSLSETHAEKICKIMDMALKNGAPVIGLNDSGGARIQEGVVSLGGYADIFYRNTIASGVIPQISAIMGPCAGGAVYSPAITDFIMMVEHTSYMFVTGPNVVKTVTHEEVTSEELGGASVHGTKSGVAHFTAANEIECINQLKRLLSYMPQNCEEQAPSLQYDIINWENETRENLTKIIPDNANQPYDMREVINGVIDENTFHEVHKDFAENIVVGFGRLAGRSIGIVGNQPAQLAGCLDIHASQKAARFVRFCDCFNIPLLVFEDVPGFLPGTDQEWNAIITNGAKLLYAFCESTVPRITVITRKAYGGAYDVMNSKHIGSDLNFAWPTAEIAVMGAKGAAEIIFKREIDAADNVEAKMQEKADEYAEIFANPYRAAERGFIDEVILPEETRIKLIKGFQMLENKVATLPRKKHGNIPL